A portion of the Paenibacillus sp. PvR098 genome contains these proteins:
- a CDS encoding helix-turn-helix domain-containing protein produces MNEASILMPTLSDHEYLLLPESVGWYREFPENEVSRKQGALNNFSIHLVVDGKGFIEAEHSGFLHLTLISTLTYAVVAEFVTQAAPWAEVSSPKDDNRILELLPFIRQEACRPFDLDYWSRRAGVSSYYFCRLFKKSTQMTPMTFITLCRLQNSKQWLLEKQSLTVKEIAEHAGYPSVSYFNKRFHEQEGMTPTVYRRLYRRE; encoded by the coding sequence ATGAATGAAGCGTCAATCCTTATGCCCACACTCAGCGACCACGAATATTTGCTTCTGCCCGAGTCCGTCGGTTGGTACCGTGAGTTTCCGGAGAATGAGGTTAGCCGAAAGCAGGGAGCGTTGAACAATTTCAGCATACATTTGGTCGTAGACGGAAAAGGCTTCATCGAAGCGGAACATAGCGGGTTCTTGCACCTGACTCTCATATCCACATTGACTTATGCGGTCGTGGCGGAATTCGTCACGCAAGCGGCGCCTTGGGCCGAAGTAAGCAGCCCCAAGGACGATAACCGCATTCTAGAGCTTCTGCCATTCATAAGACAAGAGGCTTGCCGACCATTCGACTTGGATTATTGGTCCAGGCGAGCCGGGGTGAGTAGCTACTATTTTTGCCGCTTGTTTAAAAAATCCACTCAGATGACTCCAATGACCTTCATCACGCTGTGCAGGCTGCAAAACAGCAAGCAATGGTTGTTGGAAAAACAAAGCTTGACGGTCAAAGAAATCGCAGAGCACGCAGGATACCCAAGCGTCAGCTATTTCAACAAACGGTTTCATGAACAGGAAGGCATGACGCCGACGGTATACCGTAGGCTTTATCGCCGGGAATAA
- a CDS encoding GyrI-like domain-containing protein has protein sequence MIHSPCKQRIGDWGPATLGVSLGGSSHEPFDYVTGALVRQQPERIPAGMESLRIEPHTYAVFTHKGPIYVLGVTYAAIHHWLDTNGSFSRATAPELESYDHRYSAENPESSEFDIYIPVLVRS, from the coding sequence ATGATACATTCTCCATGTAAGCAGCGAATCGGCGATTGGGGACCGGCGACACTCGGAGTATCCCTAGGAGGAAGCAGCCATGAACCGTTTGATTACGTTACCGGAGCGCTGGTTCGTCAGCAGCCCGAACGTATTCCTGCAGGGATGGAAAGCCTGCGCATAGAGCCTCATACCTATGCCGTATTTACGCACAAGGGGCCCATTTACGTACTTGGTGTTACATACGCTGCCATTCATCATTGGCTGGATACGAACGGGAGCTTCTCAAGAGCTACGGCACCCGAACTTGAATCCTATGATCACCGATACAGCGCTGAGAATCCTGAATCCAGTGAATTTGACATCTATATCCCTGTCCTAGTCCGATCCTAA
- a CDS encoding Gfo/Idh/MocA family oxidoreductase, producing MIKDKVRWGIVGCANIAVRAVIPGIQQSSTGVVTAIASRGLDKAQQTADKLDIPKAYGSYEELLVDKDVDAVYIPLPNHLHKEWTLRAADAGKHVLCEKPAALDAGEAEEMAAACERAGVIFAEAFMYRYHPRYTMIKEIIRSGEIGELRGIHGAFTFNNAKDASNVRYKKFMGGGSIYDVGVYPISAARLILEREPEAAAVHAFFSPEHGHVDMMASGLLEFSDGVALTFDCGMWADGRNMLEILGSEGRIEVPSAFVAHQNEQDHFFVTTKGDRREVEVPHVNQYALQADALGRSILYGEPLPYEPTDAIRNMRVIDACLMSANERRRVEIGERVVGG from the coding sequence ATGATTAAGGACAAAGTACGATGGGGAATTGTCGGCTGTGCCAATATTGCTGTACGCGCGGTCATCCCTGGGATCCAGCAATCAAGCACAGGAGTTGTGACGGCTATAGCTAGCAGAGGTCTGGACAAAGCACAGCAAACAGCAGATAAGCTGGACATTCCCAAAGCTTACGGAAGCTATGAAGAACTGCTTGTCGATAAGGATGTTGATGCTGTATATATTCCGCTTCCTAACCATCTTCACAAGGAGTGGACCCTTCGCGCGGCGGATGCGGGCAAGCATGTGCTGTGCGAAAAACCTGCAGCACTTGACGCAGGGGAGGCTGAGGAAATGGCAGCGGCTTGCGAGCGTGCCGGGGTGATATTCGCCGAAGCGTTCATGTACCGCTATCATCCGCGGTACACAATGATCAAAGAGATCATTCGATCCGGTGAAATTGGTGAGCTTCGCGGAATTCACGGTGCTTTTACGTTTAATAATGCCAAGGATGCAAGCAACGTGCGGTACAAGAAGTTTATGGGGGGCGGCTCGATCTATGATGTAGGCGTTTATCCGATTAGCGCCGCCCGCCTCATTCTCGAACGGGAGCCGGAAGCGGCAGCAGTACATGCTTTCTTCTCGCCGGAGCATGGTCATGTGGACATGATGGCTTCGGGACTTCTTGAATTCTCTGACGGAGTTGCGCTGACGTTCGATTGCGGGATGTGGGCTGATGGACGAAACATGTTGGAGATTCTGGGTAGTGAAGGGCGCATCGAGGTGCCATCGGCTTTCGTGGCGCACCAGAATGAACAGGATCACTTTTTCGTGACGACCAAGGGGGATCGACGAGAGGTCGAAGTTCCGCATGTGAACCAATACGCGCTGCAAGCCGATGCGCTGGGCCGCAGCATCTTGTACGGCGAGCCGCTGCCATATGAGCCGACGGACGCGATCCGCAACATGCGCGTTATTGATGCCTGCTTGATGTCTGCCAACGAGCGCAGGCGTGTCGAAATCGGAGAAAGGGTTGTCGGAGGGTGA
- a CDS encoding carbon-nitrogen hydrolase family protein → MKLRVSAVQYHLHTITSFEEFAAQVTHYVKTAEEFESDFVLFPELFTTQLMSIGKDGSNKALSIEELPAYTEQYMDLFKSLASETGMHLIGGTHIIEEQGRLYNTAFLFYPDGRVGEQRKLHITPTEVKEWNMEAGDGLHVFDTDKGRIAMLICYDMEFPEIVRMARARGADVLFCPSCTDDRHGFHRVRYTCHARTIENQVYVVTTGTVGSLPTVDFMRGNYGQAAIITPNDVPFPPGGIMTAGEINGDMVITGDLDLTLLHQVREKGSVTTWRDRRTDLYTDWS, encoded by the coding sequence ATGAAACTGAGAGTATCTGCGGTTCAATATCATTTACATACCATAACAAGCTTTGAGGAATTTGCTGCTCAAGTGACGCATTATGTCAAAACGGCTGAGGAATTTGAATCGGATTTTGTACTGTTTCCTGAGTTGTTTACAACACAGCTGATGTCCATCGGCAAAGACGGAAGCAATAAGGCGTTATCGATTGAAGAGCTTCCTGCATACACGGAACAATACATGGATTTGTTCAAATCTTTAGCCTCCGAAACGGGGATGCATCTCATCGGCGGTACGCACATCATAGAGGAACAAGGCCGCCTATACAATACGGCGTTTCTTTTCTACCCGGATGGACGGGTGGGGGAGCAGCGGAAGCTGCATATTACCCCAACCGAAGTGAAAGAATGGAATATGGAGGCCGGAGACGGGCTTCATGTTTTCGATACGGATAAAGGGCGGATCGCGATGCTGATCTGTTACGATATGGAGTTTCCGGAGATTGTCCGGATGGCCAGGGCCCGCGGGGCGGACGTGCTGTTCTGTCCTTCGTGCACGGATGACCGGCACGGGTTTCACCGGGTACGATACACTTGCCATGCGCGGACAATCGAGAATCAAGTATATGTAGTTACAACGGGAACTGTCGGATCGCTTCCGACGGTTGACTTTATGCGAGGCAATTACGGACAGGCGGCGATTATTACGCCTAACGACGTTCCTTTTCCGCCGGGAGGCATCATGACGGCGGGCGAAATTAACGGCGACATGGTCATTACCGGCGATCTGGATTTAACATTGCTGCACCAGGTTCGTGAAAAAGGTTCCGTAACCACGTGGAGAGACCGCCGTACGGATTTGTATACGGACTGGAGTTAA
- a CDS encoding class I SAM-dependent methyltransferase → MKEHFGNIDINLFDQLLKGRIIPGMRILDAGCGEGRNLVYFLREDYDVFAVDRSEQAIQKVRKLAAELNNRLQEEQFRVEPVEKLSFANDTFDVVISCAVLHFAEDERHFQRMASEMWRVLKPGGLFFARLASNIGIENQVRPLGGNRFELPDGSERYLVDSEALHYMTEKLHGVFVDPIKTVQVEGQRSMTTWCMKKPHILFFDPIQDMFEEKVEKQERSDGSILDIMERSTT, encoded by the coding sequence ATGAAGGAGCATTTCGGAAATATTGATATCAACTTATTCGACCAGCTGCTTAAAGGGCGGATCATCCCCGGCATGCGTATTCTTGATGCGGGATGCGGGGAAGGACGCAATCTGGTCTATTTTCTGCGCGAGGACTATGACGTGTTCGCCGTTGACCGGTCGGAGCAAGCGATCCAAAAGGTTCGCAAGCTGGCCGCGGAGCTGAATAACAGGCTTCAGGAGGAGCAGTTTCGCGTGGAGCCGGTGGAGAAGCTCAGCTTCGCCAACGATACCTTCGATGTCGTCATCTCCTGTGCTGTTCTGCATTTTGCAGAAGACGAGAGGCACTTTCAGCGTATGGCTTCAGAGATGTGGCGCGTGCTGAAACCGGGCGGATTATTTTTCGCTCGTCTTGCTTCCAATATCGGGATAGAGAACCAGGTGCGTCCTCTCGGGGGGAATCGTTTTGAGCTTCCGGACGGCAGCGAGCGCTATTTAGTAGACTCCGAAGCGCTGCACTACATGACCGAGAAGCTGCACGGTGTATTTGTAGATCCTATCAAAACCGTACAGGTAGAGGGACAGCGATCTATGACGACTTGGTGTATGAAAAAGCCGCATATTTTGTTTTTCGACCCGATTCAGGATATGTTTGAAGAGAAGGTAGAGAAACAGGAACGTTCTGACGGATCCATTCTCGACATAATGGAAAGGAGTACAACATGA
- a CDS encoding MarR family transcriptional regulator, translated as MESKEALEHFIMYLQTINRHLRSQMFDQQAASLTRVQWLLMRNLYRNGASTIGQLAEHLDVRSSTMSQMVDRLEKAGFAYRESSDPDARVRWVKLTEQGERVIRQTEALWAETLSEPFKQFSDAERQQLLEYMHRLSDALPSKRT; from the coding sequence ATGGAATCCAAAGAAGCTCTCGAACATTTTATTATGTATTTACAAACCATTAATCGACATTTGCGTTCCCAAATGTTCGATCAACAGGCAGCGTCGTTAACCCGGGTACAATGGCTGCTCATGCGTAATCTGTATCGAAACGGAGCCTCCACTATCGGGCAGCTTGCCGAGCACCTGGACGTTCGCTCCAGTACGATGTCCCAAATGGTCGATCGTCTCGAAAAGGCAGGATTCGCTTACCGGGAAAGCAGCGACCCGGATGCTCGCGTGAGGTGGGTGAAACTGACGGAGCAAGGTGAGCGTGTCATTCGTCAAACCGAAGCGTTATGGGCCGAAACGTTGTCCGAACCATTCAAGCAATTCAGCGATGCCGAAAGACAGCAGTTGCTGGAGTATATGCATCGCTTGTCCGATGCCCTTCCTTCCAAAAGAACATGA
- a CDS encoding TIGR01777 family oxidoreductase, producing the protein MKVAIAGGSGFIGKHLTQYFLEKRATVILISRQKRKSEHPLIRNITWAELDKSVKPLEGLDAIVNLAGETINQRWTPKAKERILQSRLESVEKVESMIQRLETKPVLVNASAIGIYGKSETNSFGEDSDLSVEDFLSDVVDKWEAAAEMIPDTRVVLLRLGIVLDKNGGAFPKMSMPFRLGLGGRIGSGKQVMSWIHIYDVVRLIDFCIENENVEGPVNATSPHPVTNDDFGRMLAKVMNKPYAFPVPSFLLKLMFGEMSMLLLQGQRVIPHVAITNGFQFQYPLLEMALNDLINQGQKAVN; encoded by the coding sequence ATGAAAGTGGCAATTGCAGGGGGCTCAGGCTTTATAGGAAAGCATTTGACCCAATATTTTTTGGAAAAAAGGGCAACTGTTATATTGATCTCTAGGCAAAAGCGCAAGTCTGAGCATCCGCTCATCCGTAATATTACTTGGGCTGAGCTGGACAAAAGTGTGAAGCCGCTTGAAGGGCTGGACGCAATCGTCAATTTAGCGGGAGAAACCATTAATCAGAGGTGGACTCCAAAGGCTAAAGAGCGCATATTGCAATCGCGATTGGAGTCTGTAGAGAAAGTAGAGAGCATGATCCAACGCTTGGAGACTAAGCCTGTGCTAGTTAACGCTTCAGCCATTGGAATCTACGGGAAATCAGAGACGAATAGCTTCGGGGAAGATAGTGACCTTAGCGTGGAAGATTTCCTGTCTGATGTGGTGGATAAGTGGGAGGCCGCGGCCGAAATGATTCCGGATACGCGCGTTGTTCTACTGCGGCTAGGAATTGTTCTCGACAAGAATGGCGGAGCATTTCCTAAGATGAGCATGCCGTTCCGGTTGGGTCTGGGCGGCCGAATCGGCAGCGGTAAACAAGTGATGTCGTGGATTCATATATATGACGTCGTCAGGTTGATCGATTTCTGTATCGAGAATGAAAATGTTGAAGGCCCGGTGAATGCCACATCGCCGCATCCGGTTACCAATGACGATTTTGGAAGAATGCTGGCCAAGGTGATGAACAAGCCCTATGCATTCCCTGTGCCTTCCTTCTTATTGAAGCTGATGTTTGGGGAGATGTCCATGCTGCTTCTGCAAGGCCAGAGAGTTATTCCGCATGTTGCGATTACTAACGGTTTTCAGTTTCAATATCCGCTCCTTGAGATGGCATTGAATGATCTGATAAATCAAGGACAAAAGGCGGTGAATTGA
- a CDS encoding superoxide dismutase family protein, producing MRFKSFIAAAAISQMLLLSGCQFGWSGAEQEKDPKQEVNGSSAPVMAHQDKESVLVELLGTQGQRIGQAKLTQVDEGVRIEVESSNLTPGPHGFHVHENGKCEQPDYQSAGGHFNPLGQKHGVGHPQGSHAGDLPNLEVDQEGKVKLDYVAKQLTLESNQPNSLLKDGGTSLVIHEKADDNVTEPAGNAGARIACGVIR from the coding sequence ATGAGATTCAAATCGTTCATTGCTGCTGCGGCAATCTCACAAATGCTGTTGCTGTCTGGTTGTCAATTCGGCTGGAGCGGCGCTGAGCAAGAAAAGGACCCAAAGCAAGAGGTCAATGGCAGCAGCGCCCCAGTCATGGCTCATCAAGATAAGGAATCGGTCCTCGTCGAGCTGCTGGGCACCCAAGGCCAACGCATCGGACAAGCCAAGCTGACACAGGTGGACGAAGGTGTACGCATTGAGGTGGAATCGTCGAATTTGACGCCGGGTCCGCACGGTTTTCACGTGCATGAGAACGGCAAATGTGAACAGCCGGATTATCAATCGGCTGGAGGGCATTTCAACCCGCTAGGCCAAAAGCATGGAGTAGGACACCCGCAAGGTTCACATGCCGGTGATCTTCCGAATCTAGAGGTTGATCAAGAAGGCAAGGTCAAACTCGACTATGTTGCCAAGCAGTTGACACTGGAGTCGAATCAGCCTAACTCGCTGCTGAAGGACGGGGGTACCTCTCTCGTCATTCATGAGAAGGCGGACGACAATGTGACTGAACCCGCCGGTAATGCAGGTGCTCGCATCGCTTGTGGCGTAATTCGATAA
- a CDS encoding DNA topoisomerase III: protein MKSLILAEKPSVAKEIARVLGCTQKHKHYIEGPAYVVTWALGHLVTLAEPEEYDPKYKTWSLEDLPLLPQRMKLKVIRETTPQFKAIAQLAGRSDLNELIIATDAGREGELVARWIMEMIRWRKPFKRLWISSQTDKAIRDGFASLKPGSAYDPLYRSAVCRAEADWLIGLNITRALTCKHNAQLAAGRVQTPTLAALMERERQIKAFQAKDYWMLRAQLGPFQAVWRSKSQPDGRLFDKDAADALLGRLTTVRTAKISQLKVTEKIEPHPLAYDLTELQRDANKRYGFTAKQTSNVLQKLYEQHKLVTYPRTDSRYLSSDMVSTLPDRLKALQLPPYAAWVKPLLNKPLPVTKRIVDDSKVSDHHAIIPTDERPQLQNLTADERKLYDIIVRRFISLFYPVFRYDETAVTIDISGENFHAKGRITRDAGWKTLYDAGAIASDDENEDAAEDEASSRQTLPPLQSGMELKDVRLNLQKQTTKPPGRYTEAGLLTVMEKHNLGTPATRADIIEKLLQTDTIERRMNTLQPTGKGLQLIELVVPELRSHDLTAEWEQELERISKGKGDADAFMESIRKQTQVIVKQVKESDAEYKPHNLTNSRCPDCSNPLQEIKGKRGKMLVCSSRECSYKRAAEAPLSNKRCPQCRKKMEIHMGKAGKYAQCKPCNVIEMLSESGGGGGRAAKRQQSQLAKQFSDNADLTSGLGEALKAALQKKQE from the coding sequence ATGAAATCATTAATTCTTGCAGAAAAGCCGAGCGTGGCTAAAGAAATCGCCCGAGTGCTCGGCTGCACCCAGAAGCATAAACATTATATCGAAGGCCCGGCCTATGTGGTCACCTGGGCACTGGGTCATTTGGTCACGCTCGCCGAGCCCGAGGAATACGACCCAAAGTACAAAACCTGGAGCCTTGAAGACCTGCCGCTGCTCCCGCAGCGCATGAAGCTGAAGGTCATCCGTGAAACGACCCCGCAATTCAAAGCAATTGCGCAGCTTGCGGGCCGCAGCGATTTGAACGAGCTGATCATCGCCACAGACGCGGGACGCGAGGGAGAATTGGTTGCTCGTTGGATCATGGAGATGATCCGCTGGAGAAAACCATTCAAGCGGCTTTGGATTTCCTCTCAAACGGACAAAGCAATCCGTGATGGATTCGCTTCGCTCAAGCCAGGGTCCGCCTACGATCCGCTCTATCGATCCGCCGTTTGTCGTGCAGAAGCCGATTGGCTGATCGGGCTTAATATTACACGCGCGCTGACCTGTAAGCATAACGCACAGCTCGCCGCCGGACGCGTACAGACGCCGACGCTGGCAGCGCTGATGGAACGCGAACGCCAGATTAAAGCGTTTCAGGCGAAGGATTATTGGATGCTGCGTGCACAGCTCGGTCCCTTCCAAGCTGTCTGGCGAAGCAAATCTCAACCGGACGGGCGCCTGTTCGATAAAGACGCCGCAGACGCGCTCTTGGGCCGTCTGACAACGGTTCGCACCGCCAAGATCTCCCAGCTGAAGGTGACGGAGAAAATCGAGCCCCATCCGCTTGCTTACGATTTGACAGAGCTTCAGCGTGACGCCAATAAGAGATACGGATTTACAGCCAAGCAGACGTCGAACGTGCTTCAAAAGCTGTATGAGCAGCATAAGCTGGTCACATACCCGCGAACCGATTCCCGGTATCTTTCTTCGGACATGGTATCTACTCTCCCGGATCGGCTCAAAGCACTGCAGCTGCCCCCATACGCCGCCTGGGTAAAACCGCTGCTGAACAAGCCTTTACCGGTAACTAAGCGGATTGTAGACGACAGCAAGGTATCCGATCACCACGCCATTATCCCTACGGACGAGCGCCCGCAGCTGCAGAATCTAACCGCTGACGAACGTAAGCTGTACGACATCATTGTGCGCCGCTTTATCTCGCTGTTCTACCCGGTCTTCCGTTATGACGAAACGGCAGTCACAATCGACATCAGCGGCGAAAACTTCCATGCCAAGGGCCGCATCACGCGGGACGCGGGTTGGAAAACACTATACGATGCTGGAGCTATTGCATCAGACGACGAGAATGAAGATGCTGCGGAGGATGAGGCTTCCTCCCGTCAAACGCTCCCTCCTCTTCAATCAGGTATGGAGCTTAAAGACGTCCGACTCAACCTGCAGAAGCAGACGACCAAACCGCCAGGCCGATATACGGAAGCAGGATTACTAACGGTAATGGAGAAGCACAACCTCGGGACGCCAGCCACACGAGCAGACATTATTGAAAAGCTGCTGCAGACCGATACGATCGAGCGGCGCATGAATACGCTGCAGCCTACCGGCAAGGGCCTACAACTGATCGAGCTTGTCGTGCCTGAGCTTCGCTCACATGACCTTACGGCCGAATGGGAGCAGGAATTAGAACGGATTTCCAAGGGAAAGGGCGACGCAGACGCCTTCATGGAAAGCATTCGGAAGCAAACGCAGGTAATCGTAAAGCAGGTCAAAGAAAGCGACGCGGAATATAAGCCGCACAATTTGACGAATTCCCGCTGCCCCGATTGCAGCAATCCGCTGCAGGAGATCAAAGGTAAACGCGGAAAGATGCTTGTTTGCAGCAGCCGGGAATGCTCTTACAAGCGTGCGGCTGAAGCGCCCTTATCCAATAAACGCTGTCCCCAATGCCGTAAGAAAATGGAAATTCATATGGGGAAAGCAGGGAAGTATGCGCAGTGCAAACCTTGCAACGTCATCGAGATGCTTAGTGAATCCGGCGGTGGAGGCGGACGTGCAGCGAAACGCCAGCAATCGCAATTGGCCAAGCAATTCAGCGACAATGCAGATCTGACATCCGGCCTCGGAGAAGCGCTGAAGGCCGCTTTGCAGAAAAAACAGGAGTAA
- a CDS encoding GNAT family N-acetyltransferase, protein MAFYRKELYVFDQDRSVKATIRSYTENDYDGMIRIQRESFPPPFPSELWWNEEQLNNHVRLFPEGALCVEIDGELAASITGLRVNFDPSHADHTWEEITDGGYIRNHDPNGNTLYIVDISARPAYRKLGLGKWLMMSMYEVVVQLKLERLLGGGRLPGYHKHADTMPAEVYVRHVLEGKLKDPVMTFLLRCGRTPVKLVENYLEDEESHHFAMLMEWRNPFL, encoded by the coding sequence ATGGCTTTTTACCGTAAGGAGCTGTACGTGTTCGACCAGGACCGTTCTGTTAAGGCAACAATCCGATCCTATACGGAGAATGATTATGACGGGATGATCCGCATTCAACGGGAAAGCTTCCCGCCGCCTTTTCCATCAGAGCTGTGGTGGAACGAAGAGCAGTTGAACAATCACGTTCGATTGTTCCCGGAAGGTGCGCTATGCGTAGAAATCGACGGGGAGCTGGCCGCTTCGATCACCGGTCTGCGGGTGAATTTCGATCCGTCGCATGCGGATCATACATGGGAAGAGATCACGGACGGCGGCTATATCCGTAATCATGACCCGAACGGAAACACGCTGTACATCGTCGATATTTCCGCCAGGCCTGCTTACCGGAAGCTGGGGCTCGGCAAATGGCTGATGATGTCGATGTACGAGGTTGTTGTGCAGCTTAAGCTGGAACGGCTGCTTGGAGGCGGCCGTCTTCCAGGCTACCACAAGCATGCGGATACGATGCCGGCGGAAGTATATGTACGCCATGTGCTTGAGGGTAAGCTGAAGGATCCAGTGATGACATTCCTGCTCCGCTGCGGCCGTACACCGGTTAAGCTGGTAGAAAACTATCTTGAGGATGAAGAGTCCCATCATTTCGCAATGCTGATGGAGTGGCGCAATCCGTTTTTATAG
- a CDS encoding WYL domain-containing protein, with translation MNGIRYRCCPGPHKPEDFLQGALPFNEESVTALNKFYYYLPDDTKQRIDKMKQRVVFWTPIRAAAVPYLKLLLDAALQQRPLQILYDSRDGANRRSIQPIGVYSYNGFWYCPSYCFLKETYLLFRADRVLQAEWTDEKHPTIDLSEFPISHWFKPPCGEGHEAEQSPQKVEVIVRFTAVGVRRCRWESWFHNELQVDDEGKGMLKLRIRPDEMDYYASYFLSLGADAVVEPPAELNERIRQAVEMFVQAYGMSQGVVIGLGSD, from the coding sequence ATGAACGGCATCAGGTACCGCTGCTGTCCTGGTCCTCACAAGCCAGAGGATTTTTTACAGGGCGCTCTTCCGTTCAACGAGGAGTCGGTAACCGCATTAAACAAATTTTATTATTATTTGCCCGACGATACGAAGCAGCGAATCGATAAAATGAAGCAGCGCGTCGTGTTTTGGACGCCCATAAGGGCGGCTGCCGTGCCGTATTTGAAGCTGCTTCTCGACGCTGCGCTGCAGCAGCGGCCGCTGCAAATTCTTTACGATTCTCGCGATGGAGCGAATCGGCGTTCCATTCAGCCCATCGGCGTTTATTCGTATAACGGCTTCTGGTATTGCCCTTCGTATTGCTTTCTAAAGGAAACCTATTTACTGTTCCGGGCAGACCGGGTGCTTCAGGCGGAATGGACGGATGAAAAGCATCCTACCATTGATTTAAGCGAATTTCCGATTTCACACTGGTTTAAGCCGCCTTGTGGCGAAGGGCACGAAGCTGAGCAAAGTCCACAAAAAGTAGAGGTGATCGTTCGTTTTACCGCCGTAGGTGTACGCAGATGTCGGTGGGAATCCTGGTTTCATAATGAGCTTCAGGTGGACGATGAAGGAAAAGGAATGTTAAAGCTGAGGATTCGGCCGGATGAGATGGATTATTACGCGAGTTATTTTTTGAGCCTTGGTGCAGACGCAGTGGTAGAGCCGCCTGCCGAATTGAATGAACGAATCCGGCAGGCGGTTGAAATGTTTGTTCAAGCGTATGGTATGTCCCAGGGCGTGGTCATTGGATTAGGATCGGACTAG